Proteins found in one Labeo rohita strain BAU-BD-2019 chromosome 11, IGBB_LRoh.1.0, whole genome shotgun sequence genomic segment:
- the pycr1b gene encoding pyrroline-5-carboxylate reductase 1b, whose amino-acid sequence MSVGFIGAGQLAHALVKGFTAAGVIAANRITASSPDTDLPTVSGLRKMGINFTTSNKEATHKSDVLFLAVKPHIIPFVLDEIGPDIEDRHLIVSCAAGVTISSIEKKLLQYRTAPKVMRCMTNTPVVVREGATVYATGTHADVEDGKLLEQLMASVGFCTEVEEDLIDAVTGLSGSGPAYAFTALDALADGGVKMGLPRRLAVRLGAQALLGAAKMLLDSEQHPGQLKDNVCSPGGATIHALHFLESGGFRSLLINAVEASCIRTRELQFLADQEKISAAAIKKTTLDKVLQQPGVSSTSVATKSRVNLFNNKSGVKKN is encoded by the exons ATGAGTGTAGGCTTCATCGGAGCGGGTCAGCTGGCACACGCCCTGGTCAAGGGCTTCACAGCGGCGG GTGTAATTGCTGCAAACAGAATCACAGCGAGTTCACCCGACACAGATCTGCCTACAGTCTCCGGCCTGCGG AAAATGGGCATTAATTTCACTACAAGCAATAAAGAAGCAACGCACAAGAGTGATGTTCTGTTCCTGGCCGTCAAACCTCACATCATCCCGTTCGTTCTGGATGAAATCGGTCCAGATATCGAGGACCGTCACCTGATCGTCTCCTGCGCCGCTGGAGTCACTATCAGCTCCATTGAGAAG aaGCTGCTTCAGTACCGCACGGCTCCTAAAGTGATGCGCTGCATGACAAACACGCCGGTGGTGGTGCGCGAGGGAGCGACGGTTTACGCCACAGGAACACACGCTGACGTGGAGGACGGGAAGCTCCTGGAGCAGCTGATGGCCAGCGTGGGCTTCTGCACCGAGGTGGAGGAGGATCTGATCGACGCCGTGACGGGCCTGAGCGGCAGCGGACCTGCTTAT GCGTTTACGGCTCTGGATGCTCTGGCTGATGGCGGGGTGAAGATGGGGTTGCCACGGCGACTGGCGGTCAGACTGGGAGCACAGGCTTTACTG GGAGCAGCTAAAATGCTTCTGGACTCGGAGCAGCACCCGGGACAGCTGAAGGACAACGTCTGCTCACCGGGTGGCGCTACCATCCACGCGCTGCACTTCCTGGAGAGCGGAGGCTTCCGGAGTCTCCTCATCAACGCCGTGGAGGCGTCCTGCATCCGGACCAG GGAGCTGCAGTTTCTGGCCGATCAGGAGAAGATCTCGGCCGCTGCCATCAAGAAGACGACGCTGGATAAAGTGCTGCAGCAGCCGGGCGTCTCGTCCACGTCAGTCGCCACCAAGAGCAGAGTGAACCTGTTCAACAACAAGAGCGGTGTCAAGAagaactga